One genomic window of Choloepus didactylus isolate mChoDid1 chromosome 27, mChoDid1.pri, whole genome shotgun sequence includes the following:
- the LOC119521098 gene encoding LOW QUALITY PROTEIN: zinc finger protein 613-like (The sequence of the model RefSeq protein was modified relative to this genomic sequence to represent the inferred CDS: inserted 2 bases in 1 codon): MTKTQESLTFDDVAVEFTWEEWQLLGPAQKDLYWDVMLENHSNLVSLGYQARKLYVLLRWEQGEQPWIVVEIHSQIHPEIERVDDLPEYSQNQRMLKRMEQCYEHNAFGNTVQQNKTYCPLRLNHDMFDLYGKILKSYLGLVNQNRRSLIKETAEFNGNGKPFLHDNHEQSHTNGNGKPFLHDNHEQSRTENKFLESRKTTSTKSQLLNQQKTYKIEKTHECIECGKAFTKKSWLTEHKRIHTGDKPHGCSICGKTFSKKFKLTEHQRIHTGEKPHGCNECGKAFTSKSQLTEHQKIHTGKKPHVCSICGKTFLKKCQLTNHQRIHAGEKPDGCNEYMKAFTTKSQLTEHQKTHTGKKPHVCNIHGKTFLKNCQLNEHQNMHTGKKPHKCCICGKAFSSKSCIVEHQKIHKGEKPHVCSQCGKGFLTKXSSLLNIRTLTGKKPHVCSICGKAFIMKSQLTEHQNAHTGKKPHECSLCGKAFSRNFNLTERQRTHTGEKPYECTVCGKAFYRKRELIVHQRKERGEKPHGCSECGKDFTKKSQLTVHQKLTQEKNHL; the protein is encoded by the exons GAATCATTGACATTTGATGATGTGGCTGTGGAGTTCACCTGGGAGGAGTGGCAGCTACTGGGCCCTGCTCAGAAGGACCTGTACTGGGACGTGATGTTGGAGAACCATAGCAACCTGGTGTCACTGG GGTATCAAGCTAGAAAATTGTATGTACTCCTCAGGTGGGAACAAGGAGAACAACCATGGATAGTAGTTGAAATCCATAGTCAAATCCATCCAG AAATTGAGAGAGTTGATGATCTGCCAGAGTATTCACAAAATCAAAGAATGCTAAAGAGAATGGAACAATGCTATGAACATAATGCATTTGGAAATACTGTTCAACAGAACAAAACTTATTGTCCTTTAAGACTAAATCATGATATGTTtgatttatatggaaaaatattgaaatcatatttaGGTTTAGTCAATCAGAACAGAAGGTCTTTAATAAAGGAGACTGCTGAGTTTAATGGAAATGGGAAACCCTTTCTCCATGATAACCATGAGCAAAGTCAtacaaatggaaatggaaaaccCTTTCTCCATGATAACCATGAGCAAAGTCGTACTGAAAATAAATTCCTTGAAAGTAGAAAAACAACCAGCACTAAGTCACAACTCCTTAACCAGCAGAAAACTTACAAAATAGAGAAAACCCATGAATGTattgaatgtgggaaagctttcaccAAGAAGTCTTGGCTCACTGAACATAAGAGAATTCATACAGGAGATAAACCCCATGGATGCAGTATATGTGGAAAAACCTTCTCCAAGAAGTTCAAGCTAACtgaacatcagagaattcatacaggagagaaaccccatggatgcaatgaatgtgggaaagccttcaccaGTAAATCTCAGCTTACTgaacatcagaaaattcatacagGAAAGAAACCCCATGTATGCAGcatatgtgggaaaaccttcctCAAGAAATGTCAGCTTACGAACCATCAGAGAATTCATGCAGGAGAGAAACCCGATGGATGCAATGAGTATATGAAAGCCTTCACCACTAAATCTCAGCTTACTGAACATCAGAAAACCCATACAGGAAAGAAACCCCATGTATGCAACATACATGGGAAAACCTTCCTCAAGAACTGTCAGCTTAATGAGCATCAGAACATGCATACAGGAAAGAAACCTCACAAATGCTGTATATGTGGGAAAGCATTCTCCAGCAAGTCCTGCATAGTGGaacatcagaaaattcacaaaggaGAGAAGCCCCATGTATGCAGTCAATGTGGGAAAGGCTTCCTCACAAA TTCTAGCTTGCTGAACATCAGAACACTCACAGGAAAGAAACCTCATGTATGCAGTatttgtgggaaagccttcatcaTGAAATCTCAGCTTACTGAACATCAGAATGCTCATACAGGAAAGAAACCCCATGAATGCAGTCTATGTGGGAAAGCATTCTCCAGAAACTTCAACCTAACTGAACGCCAGAGaactcatacaggagagaaaccatatgaatgtacTGTATGTGGCAAAGCTTTCTACAGGAAGAGAGAACTCATTGTAcatcagagaaaagaaagaggagagaaaccCCATGGATGCAGTGAGTGTGGGAAAGATTTCACCAAAAAATCACAGCTCACTGTACATCAGAAGCTCACACAGGAGAAAAATCATTTATGA